Within Bacillota bacterium, the genomic segment CGTGGAATGGAATAGCAATAGTTAAGTAGTTTTGTAGTAAAGTGGGTAAGAAGGAAGGTCCCGCACGGTGGTCAATAAAGGGCAGCAGCAAGTTGACCCTATATCGACTTTTGAAGATCTCGAAGTCTGGCAAAAGGAAGAGAGTTAAGAAAAGACTTTTCGCAGCTAGTCAAGAGACTTCCCTCAAGCGAGAGGTTCCGACTTGCAGATCAGATTTTGCGGGCTTCACGGTCGGTTACCGCCAACATAGCCGAAGGATACGGGAGGTTTCACTATCAGGGGAATATCCAGTTCTGCCGACAAACGAGAGGCTCCTTGTTTGAATTGTTGGACCACCTTACAGTGGTCCATGATGAAGGATACATCGATGAGGAGA encodes:
- a CDS encoding four helix bundle protein encodes the protein MAKGRELRKDFSQLVKRLPSSERFRLADQILRASRSVTANIAEGYGRFHYQGNIQFCRQTRGSLFELLDHLTVVHDEGYIDEEKFKGYRKQVFEIIRMLNGYIKYLKQRKAASV